Proteins encoded together in one Kutzneria kofuensis window:
- a CDS encoding LuxR C-terminal-related transcriptional regulator → MTRPMPRPSGHTPEGEAGDFRDLVVDIVDKLRMPGRPLVVLSGPAGAELSRALSEMRSCAEEQGLTTVNLPFSENTPLFHLADRIPSFEDRRNTPTLLVVEEIQRVAAAAVGGLEGLVRQLAATGTRSLCTVALPLPSAVEPAMVAMLARLRRDGLAEHVRLRPLPPRRLDALVTGAIGAKPAPELAALLWRATRGWPATVTAALRIMREHDLVRFVDRHAFLGPVDGAPHLPDSDALVLPIRRMGRDVWAAAKAAAVFGPLGDAAPRLVGDALGVPESEARRLLAGLEAAGVLRFRRAQRTWSFRPPLLGFALRWVLGPYERHRMAQVAVSAVWAGEAPEPDARYLADLLMSAGRMAPADRAKDTLLAIAGRRSFIDTDRAVRWLRAAADLSSDTQERAQILLTQARLCLARGTPLLALESSQALLLSLAGQLTPGQLLEVYFVHLTALHEAGETAVLERIADEGWLPGPGGQPHRSGFRLLALVLLNRWRQARDLLAADDLDPAFTSLRALVRLWFGEPAEFENSAAALAAGAGDPRQRPQQACWYAGALLTLGELGRAEQLLAETGLAAEHLRLPGRVLVAAERGRFDEALELARKSIATGPPFGSDVGQAGMYQVAATILASRGKLARARELLAAGRAGRPALGHLLAVPEALIEVALGRTAQARAVLREALDQAEDDGLVVHTDVLWTALADLAVRTGCQEEVPQCLREVELVAKQMGTGRAELNRLALLALVDKDPKAAEAGIDLARRRGQPMELASLLERLVRYGVADPALLAEAYDLLGGLDALMSRAWLRNTMRCNGISIPGRQATVAENERLLAVLVAEGLGNKQIATALQASEKSVEGRLSRLFARTGYHCRVELATAMLSGQFTG, encoded by the coding sequence ATGACGCGACCGATGCCCCGGCCCAGTGGCCACACGCCGGAAGGCGAAGCCGGCGATTTCCGAGATCTCGTCGTCGACATCGTTGACAAGCTCCGGATGCCGGGCCGCCCGCTGGTGGTGCTGAGCGGGCCCGCGGGCGCCGAACTGTCCCGCGCGCTGTCCGAAATGCGCAGCTGCGCGGAGGAACAAGGCCTGACGACAGTTAACCTTCCGTTCAGCGAAAATACACCTTTGTTCCACCTGGCTGATCGGATCCCCTCTTTCGAGGACCGGCGGAACACTCCGACGCTGCTGGTCGTCGAGGAAATCCAACGCGTCGCCGCGGCGGCCGTGGGTGGTCTGGAAGGGCTGGTGCGGCAACTCGCCGCCACGGGCACGCGGAGCCTGTGCACGGTCGCCCTGCCGCTGCCGTCGGCCGTCGAGCCCGCCATGGTCGCCATGCTGGCGCGGCTGCGACGGGACGGACTCGCCGAGCACGTGCGGCTGCGCCCGCTACCGCCGCGCCGGCTCGACGCGCTGGTCACGGGCGCGATCGGGGCCAAGCCCGCGCCGGAGCTGGCCGCCCTGTTGTGGCGGGCCACCCGGGGCTGGCCGGCCACGGTGACGGCGGCTTTGCGGATCATGCGTGAACACGACCTCGTCCGGTTCGTCGACCGGCACGCCTTCCTGGGGCCCGTCGACGGTGCGCCGCACCTGCCCGACAGCGACGCCCTGGTGCTGCCGATCCGCCGGATGGGCCGGGACGTGTGGGCGGCGGCCAAGGCGGCCGCGGTGTTCGGCCCGCTCGGTGACGCCGCACCGCGGCTGGTGGGCGATGCCCTGGGAGTACCCGAGAGCGAGGCCCGGCGGCTGCTGGCCGGGTTGGAGGCCGCCGGCGTGCTCCGCTTCCGCCGGGCACAGCGGACGTGGAGCTTTCGGCCGCCCCTGCTGGGATTCGCGCTGCGCTGGGTGCTCGGCCCGTACGAGCGACACCGGATGGCGCAGGTCGCCGTGTCCGCGGTCTGGGCCGGCGAGGCCCCCGAACCGGACGCCAGATACCTGGCCGACCTGCTGATGAGCGCCGGCCGGATGGCGCCGGCCGACCGGGCCAAGGACACGCTGCTCGCCATCGCCGGCCGGCGGTCCTTCATCGACACCGACCGCGCTGTCCGCTGGCTGCGGGCCGCCGCCGACCTCAGCTCGGACACACAGGAACGGGCCCAGATCCTGTTGACGCAGGCACGACTATGCCTGGCCCGCGGCACTCCCCTGCTGGCGCTCGAGTCCTCGCAGGCCCTGCTGCTGTCGCTGGCCGGCCAGCTCACACCCGGGCAGCTGCTCGAGGTCTACTTCGTGCACCTGACCGCCCTGCACGAGGCGGGCGAGACCGCCGTGCTGGAACGGATCGCGGACGAGGGCTGGTTGCCCGGACCGGGAGGGCAGCCGCACCGCAGCGGCTTCCGGCTGCTCGCCCTGGTGCTGCTCAACCGCTGGCGACAGGCACGAGACCTGCTGGCGGCCGACGACCTCGACCCGGCGTTCACGTCCCTGCGCGCGCTCGTCCGGCTCTGGTTCGGTGAGCCGGCCGAGTTCGAGAACTCGGCGGCCGCCCTGGCCGCCGGCGCGGGCGACCCGCGACAGCGACCGCAGCAGGCCTGCTGGTACGCCGGCGCGCTGTTGACCCTCGGCGAGCTGGGACGGGCCGAGCAGCTGCTCGCCGAGACCGGGCTCGCGGCCGAGCACCTCCGCCTGCCCGGACGCGTCCTCGTCGCGGCCGAGCGCGGCCGGTTCGACGAGGCCCTGGAACTGGCCCGCAAGAGCATCGCCACCGGGCCGCCGTTCGGCAGCGACGTGGGCCAGGCGGGCATGTACCAGGTGGCGGCGACCATCCTGGCCAGTCGCGGGAAGCTCGCGAGGGCCAGGGAACTGCTGGCGGCGGGCCGGGCGGGGCGGCCCGCGCTGGGGCACCTGCTGGCCGTGCCGGAGGCGCTGATCGAGGTCGCGCTCGGGCGGACCGCGCAGGCGCGCGCGGTGCTGCGGGAGGCCCTGGACCAGGCCGAGGACGACGGCCTGGTCGTCCACACCGACGTGCTGTGGACCGCGTTGGCCGACCTCGCCGTCCGCACCGGGTGCCAGGAGGAAGTTCCGCAGTGCCTGCGTGAGGTCGAGTTGGTGGCCAAGCAGATGGGTACCGGGCGGGCCGAGCTGAACCGTCTCGCGCTACTCGCGCTCGTGGACAAGGACCCGAAGGCGGCCGAGGCCGGGATCGACCTGGCGCGGCGGCGTGGCCAGCCCATGGAGCTGGCCTCGCTCCTGGAACGACTGGTGCGCTACGGAGTGGCCGATCCGGCGTTGCTGGCCGAGGCGTACGACCTGCTCGGCGGGTTGGACGCGCTGATGAGCCGGGCGTGGCTGCGCAACACGATGCGCTGCAACGGCATATCGATACCCGGACGGCAGGCCACGGTCGCCGAGAACGAGCGGTTGCTGGCGGTGCTGGTGGCCGAGGGGCTCGGCAACAAACAGATAGCGACCGCGCTGCAGGCCAGCGAGAAGAGCGTGGAGGGGCGGCTGTCGAGGCTGTTCGCCCGCACGGGCTACCACTGCCGGGTGGAACTGGCCACGGCCATGCTCAGCGGCCAGTTCACGGGATGA
- a CDS encoding type VII secretion system-associated protein: protein MNTSKKAEEAVMAETGTIEETPVKLEGDQWVFLIDPAWQAENAAKAEAGEGEPTRPPLEVVVGGWFVAEDGETGRFHANPAYEPSSPDSPTDPVDATLQLVVRGDGDADQLLSTMRESAFGIAVNAENTPVVVLSPDEVPCVLVATAPAHSRRIAEVEGLSDVAAWVEVTLDQLVGLLPEEGVDVLLNPGAPASMRLLAAALRETVAEVGDAASEQPQARPATESDTPSKTSAKRTRSPKAQVDATAAG, encoded by the coding sequence ATGAACACGAGTAAGAAGGCCGAGGAGGCTGTGATGGCGGAGACCGGCACAATCGAGGAGACCCCCGTCAAGCTGGAGGGCGACCAGTGGGTCTTCCTGATCGACCCCGCGTGGCAGGCCGAGAACGCCGCGAAGGCCGAGGCCGGCGAGGGGGAGCCGACGCGCCCGCCGCTGGAGGTCGTGGTCGGTGGCTGGTTCGTCGCCGAGGACGGCGAGACCGGTCGGTTCCACGCCAACCCCGCCTATGAGCCCTCCTCGCCGGACTCGCCGACCGATCCCGTGGACGCCACCCTCCAGCTCGTGGTGCGCGGTGACGGCGACGCCGACCAGCTGCTGTCGACGATGCGGGAAAGCGCCTTCGGGATTGCCGTGAACGCCGAGAACACGCCGGTGGTGGTGCTGTCGCCCGACGAGGTGCCGTGCGTGCTGGTGGCCACGGCGCCGGCACACAGCCGGCGGATCGCGGAGGTCGAGGGGCTGTCGGACGTCGCGGCCTGGGTGGAGGTCACCCTCGACCAGTTGGTGGGCCTGCTGCCCGAGGAGGGGGTGGACGTGCTGCTCAACCCGGGCGCGCCCGCCTCGATGCGCCTGTTGGCCGCCGCACTGCGGGAAACCGTGGCCGAGGTGGGCGACGCCGCATCGGAGCAGCCGCAGGCGCGGCCGGCGACCGAGTCGGACACGCCGTCCAAGACGTCGGCGAAGCGAACCCGGTCCCCGAAGGCGCAGGTCGACGCCACAGCCGCGGGCTGA